The stretch of DNA AATTCTTTAAGCTTTTTTTCCATGGCCGCTTTTGAGCAGTCTGTCCCGAGTATCACCTCAAAATCGTAGGACTTTAGTTTTTCACTTATGTCCAAAGCGTCGTTGACAGGATTTTCGAGTTCGCCACCTGCGGGATACTCCGCATTCCCTAAAACCAGAGCTGCCATTTTTCTTTTCAACTTAAATCTCCCTTGCCGACGCACATACTTGCGTTCTCAAATGTTCATAACCGTTCCGCTACTCGTAATTTTTTGAATCTCCACCCAGTCCGCGCGTCGTGCGCCCGGTTGTTCCGGCATGGAATTTTGGAAATAAGTGGCTCAGTCGGTAACCATGAGATGCACCGGGTAAGCGATCCATCCGCTCATAGCTTTCCACGGTAACAAGACCGTTGATGTTCAGAATCCCAAGAGCGCGCTTAATGCGCTTAATCGGGACACCCGCATAGTCGCTGATTTGATCGTAGGTGATCCGGGTCACGTTCTGTTTAGTGTCACGCCGCGCCGCGAGCGCGAGATAGATTTTCACGGCATCCAGCTCTGC from Loktanella sp. M215 encodes:
- a CDS encoding caspase family protein, whose amino-acid sequence is MKRKMAALVLGNAEYPAGGELENPVNDALDISEKLKSYDFEVILGTDCSKAAMEKKLKEFGDLLKTHDVGMFFFRRSWYAN